A single genomic interval of Megalobrama amblycephala isolate DHTTF-2021 linkage group LG17, ASM1881202v1, whole genome shotgun sequence harbors:
- the LOC125251927 gene encoding uncharacterized protein LOC125251927, which yields MDRCFLLIVIMGTGLVSGDNIEPDKEKNVTTKETETVKLSCSYSTTSNNVYLYWYRQYPNKEPQYLLLKGARSYSYEETSDDRFLSTTSRTSTELTITDVRLSDSALYYCALRVGAQMNLHSLILLCVSAAAVFGNTIKPDTTNVGADEGQNVKLSCSYSSPGGSDYLFWYRQYGRSKPEFLVSTLSTEKKPKVSEVHSRFSVKVEKKEQIHMDLIISSAAVSDSALYYCALRPTVTGNTVTLYKNPSVFNPMRTSNRHRDKDYKRICKPQM from the exons GTTTGGTGTCTGGAGACAATATTGAGCCAgataaagagaaaaatgttaCCACTAAAGAAACAGAAACTGTCAAGCTGAGCTGCTCATATAGTACAACCAGCAATAATGTTTATCTTTACTGGTACAGACAATATCCTAACAAAGAACCTCAGTATTTATTACTCAAAGGTGCACGATCATATAGTTATGAAGAAACCTCTGATGATCGGTTTCTGTCGACTACATCACGAACATCCACTGAACTCACTATTACTGATGTTCGtctgtcagattcagctctctattATTGTGCTCTAAGAGTTGGAGCCCA AATGAATCTTCATTCACTTATTCTGCTCTGTGTCTCAGCAG CTGCTGTCTTTGGAAATACCATCAAACCAGACACAACAAATGTTGGTGCTGATGAGGGACAAAATGTTAAGTTGTCCTGTAGTTATTCCTCTCCTGGAGGTTCAGATTATCTCTTCTGGTACCGTCAGTATGGAAGATCAAAACCTGAATTTCTTGTTTCCACTTTAAGTACTGAAAAAAAGCCTAAAGTATCTGAAGTACATTCAAGATTCTCTGTTAAAGTTGAAAAAAAGGAACAAATCCACATGGATCTGATCATCTCCTCTGctgcagtatcagactctgctctgtattactgtgctctgaggcccacagtcacaggaaacacTGTAACTCTGTACAAAAACCCTTCTGTATTTAATCCAATGAGAACAAGCAACAGACACAGAGACAAAGACTACAAGAGAATCTGTAAACCTCAGATGTAA
- the LOC125251768 gene encoding kelch-like protein 10: MCIQMHRIHNKKCIYLKVGGYDGAGRLRSVEAYNPLTDIWRDVAAMYNPRSNFGIEVVDGQLFAVGGFNGIGTTCDVESYDEKTDEW; the protein is encoded by the exons ATGTGCATACAAATGCACAgaatacataataaaaaatgtatttatttaaag GTTGGTGGTTATGATGGTGCCGGTCGTTTGCGGAGTGTGGAGGCCTACAACCCGCTGACTGACATCTGGCGTGATGTTGCAGCAATGTACAACCCACGCAGCAACTTTGGCATTGAG GTAGTTGATGGTCAGTTGTTTGCTGTCGGAGGCTTTAATGGAATTGGCACCACCTGTGATGTGGAGTCCTACGATGAGAAGACAGATGAATGGTAA